One Acidobacteriota bacterium DNA window includes the following coding sequences:
- a CDS encoding response regulator, producing MRPKKVILCIDDNEQSLSIRKFMLETRGYRVLTASSGREAIEMFQHSGAIDLVLTDLVMPEMDGAEVVRVLKELAPETPMILFSGKVKMYEKGTCADIFLPKGSYPPMDLLERIRIMLVKKRGPKKTLTAEFAATHTNSGNQIAAG from the coding sequence ATGCGACCGAAAAAAGTTATTCTCTGCATCGACGACAACGAACAATCTCTCTCCATTCGAAAATTCATGCTGGAGACGCGCGGGTACCGTGTGCTCACTGCGAGCAGCGGCCGCGAAGCGATCGAGATGTTTCAACACTCTGGCGCCATCGACCTGGTTCTTACTGATTTAGTCATGCCCGAGATGGATGGCGCGGAGGTCGTCCGGGTTCTTAAAGAACTTGCGCCTGAAACACCGATGATCCTCTTCAGCGGGAAAGTGAAGATGTATGAAAAAGGAACTTGCGCGGATATCTTTCTGCCTAAGGGTTCTTACCCGCCGATGGACCTGCTCGAGCGCATTCGCATTATGCTTGTGAAGAAGCGTGGACCGAAGAAGACGCTCACTGCGGAATTTGCCGCGACGCACACGAACTCGGGCAATCAAATCGCCGCCGGCTGA